One Falsihalocynthiibacter arcticus DNA segment encodes these proteins:
- a CDS encoding aminotransferase class I/II-fold pyridoxal phosphate-dependent enzyme, whose protein sequence is MNSVSDYYSATQLRTDNWSALREITGSFARNMPNKISAKDTAKTQELFESLALIEPYWAFPGMAAFIHLRRLFEHNSYEELAFAVHRVTRALTTGAYRRRSIPLERDSIDKEEYDDESLLSPEVRAMTKPYFEVLIVDNVSDQQERWLKNNVTRMRRPEDPFTYEAVVVPSLEDALIAVLFNHNIQAIVVRPGLVLKSKLDNEILHSFLSRAGGSDAIDAMLPENYGPELCRLIERVRPELDAYLVTDRSVEDIAGLELGICRRVFYNQEDFMELHLNILRGVEARNKTPFFTALVNYSKQPTGVFHAMPISRGKSITRSHWIQDMGAFYGPNIFLAETSATSGGLDSLLEPHGPIKEAQELASRAFGSKQTFFATNGTSTCNKIVVQALVRPGDIVLVDRDCHKSHHYGMVLAGAEVVYLDSYPLNEYSMYGAVPLREIKHQLLALKAAGKLDRVRMLLLTNCTFDGLVYNVERVMEECLAIKPDLVFLWDEAWFAFARFSPTYRQRTGMRTANNLRKRLKTDEHREAYEAQQKVLGDATDEELLDARLIAPPTARIRVYATQSTHKTLTSLRQGSMIHVSDQDFKGEVEQSFHEAYMTHTSTSPNYQIIASLDVGRRQVELEGFEFVQRQIEAAMSMRRAISTHPRLQKYFKVLTAGDMIPEHHRQSGVVSYFDNEQGWTDMWDCWQQDDFVLDATRVTLAVGGTGWDGDTFKNDVLMDKYGIQINKTSRNTVLFMTNIGTTRSSVAYLIEVLVEIANELDDLLDDASKMERLSFDRRVKNLTENYPPLPDFSRFHDSFRPDNVTPEGDIRTAYYLSYDEKNCDYLELEGSLNDALQAGKEVVSASFIIPYPPGFPILVPGQVISKEILAFMLALDVNEIHGYRADLGLRVFTPEALAALPQAKKIKK, encoded by the coding sequence ATGAATTCCGTCAGCGACTATTATTCGGCGACGCAACTGCGCACAGATAACTGGAGTGCGCTCAGGGAGATAACAGGGTCCTTCGCCAGAAATATGCCGAACAAAATCTCGGCCAAAGACACCGCGAAAACACAGGAATTATTCGAGTCCCTCGCATTGATCGAGCCATACTGGGCCTTTCCAGGCATGGCGGCCTTTATTCATCTTCGTCGTTTGTTCGAACACAATAGCTATGAAGAATTGGCCTTTGCAGTTCACCGTGTGACGCGGGCTCTGACAACGGGCGCTTATCGACGTCGCTCCATTCCCTTGGAACGCGACAGTATCGACAAGGAAGAGTACGACGACGAGTCTCTTCTGTCACCCGAAGTGCGCGCCATGACCAAACCCTATTTTGAGGTTTTGATCGTTGATAATGTCAGCGACCAACAGGAGCGGTGGCTGAAAAACAATGTCACGCGCATGCGTCGTCCAGAAGACCCATTCACCTATGAAGCTGTTGTTGTTCCTAGTTTAGAAGACGCCCTCATTGCGGTCCTGTTTAATCATAACATTCAGGCCATCGTTGTGCGTCCCGGCCTTGTTTTAAAGTCAAAGCTCGACAATGAAATTCTCCATAGTTTCCTGAGCCGAGCAGGGGGAAGCGACGCAATTGACGCGATGCTGCCGGAAAACTATGGCCCAGAACTGTGCCGTCTCATTGAACGGGTGCGGCCAGAATTGGATGCCTATCTGGTCACCGACCGGTCGGTTGAAGATATCGCAGGGCTTGAGTTGGGCATTTGTCGGCGGGTTTTCTATAACCAAGAAGACTTTATGGAGTTGCACCTGAATATCCTTCGGGGTGTTGAAGCACGCAACAAAACACCGTTCTTTACGGCCCTTGTGAACTACTCCAAACAACCGACAGGCGTGTTCCATGCGATGCCGATCAGTCGGGGGAAATCGATTACGCGCAGCCACTGGATTCAGGATATGGGGGCGTTCTATGGCCCCAACATTTTCTTGGCCGAAACCTCTGCGACATCTGGCGGGCTTGATAGCTTGCTCGAACCTCACGGCCCCATCAAAGAAGCGCAAGAACTGGCAAGCCGCGCGTTTGGCTCAAAACAGACGTTTTTTGCCACAAACGGAACCTCAACCTGTAACAAAATTGTCGTGCAAGCGCTGGTGCGCCCGGGTGACATCGTTCTGGTCGATCGGGATTGCCATAAATCGCACCATTACGGCATGGTCCTTGCAGGGGCTGAAGTGGTCTATCTCGATAGCTACCCTCTGAACGAATATTCCATGTATGGTGCTGTGCCGCTGCGTGAAATCAAACATCAATTGCTAGCGCTAAAAGCCGCCGGCAAACTTGATCGCGTTCGCATGCTTTTGCTGACCAACTGTACCTTTGACGGACTGGTCTATAATGTTGAGCGGGTCATGGAGGAATGTCTGGCGATCAAGCCAGATCTTGTCTTCCTTTGGGATGAAGCATGGTTTGCTTTCGCGAGATTCAGCCCGACATACCGCCAACGTACGGGCATGCGCACAGCGAATAATCTGCGCAAGCGCCTAAAGACGGACGAACATAGGGAAGCCTATGAGGCTCAGCAAAAGGTCCTTGGCGATGCCACAGATGAGGAGCTGTTGGACGCACGACTCATTGCGCCGCCCACTGCGCGGATCCGTGTTTATGCCACCCAGTCGACCCATAAAACACTGACGTCGCTGCGACAGGGTTCCATGATCCACGTGAGCGATCAGGACTTTAAGGGCGAGGTCGAGCAGAGCTTCCACGAAGCCTATATGACCCACACTTCCACCTCACCCAACTACCAGATCATCGCTTCGCTTGATGTGGGACGTCGTCAGGTTGAGTTGGAAGGCTTTGAATTTGTGCAACGCCAGATCGAGGCCGCTATGTCTATGCGGCGCGCGATCAGCACGCATCCGCGTTTGCAAAAATACTTCAAGGTTCTGACGGCGGGCGACATGATCCCCGAGCACCATCGCCAGAGTGGAGTGGTCAGCTATTTTGACAATGAGCAAGGCTGGACCGACATGTGGGACTGCTGGCAGCAGGACGATTTTGTTCTGGATGCCACCCGCGTGACCTTGGCCGTTGGCGGCACAGGGTGGGATGGGGACACGTTCAAAAACGATGTTCTGATGGATAAATATGGCATCCAAATCAACAAAACTTCCCGCAATACCGTGTTGTTCATGACCAATATCGGCACAACGCGGTCTTCTGTTGCCTATCTGATCGAAGTGCTGGTTGAGATTGCCAACGAACTTGATGATTTGCTAGATGATGCATCGAAAATGGAACGCTTATCGTTTGATCGTCGCGTTAAAAATCTGACGGAAAACTATCCCCCATTGCCCGATTTCAGCCGGTTCCACGATTCTTTCCGTCCTGACAATGTGACGCCAGAGGGGGATATTCGTACGGCATATTACCTCAGCTACGATGAAAAAAATTGTGACTATCTGGAACTGGAGGGCTCCCTGAATGATGCACTTCAGGCAGGGAAAGAGGTTGTCTCCGCCAGTTTCATCATTCCCTATCCCCCAGGGTTTCCAATCCTTGTGCCGGGGCAGGTCATCAGCAAGGAAATCCTCGCGTTTATGCTGGCGCTCGATGTCAATGAAATACACGGGTATCGCGCCGATCTCGGTCTGCGCGTCTTCACACCCGAGGCCTTGGCTGCCTTGCCCCAAGCCAAAAAAATCAAGAAATAA
- a CDS encoding biotin carboxylase, whose amino-acid sequence MPTVLKNISEIRRFFHRNEDPIYFISATNFNLLGLDEWVKNFKYICYIDCYGGKHPNVFCPSEQPHAEFQSIEDINNYLLQHKEVIDFIKRRGGKPKFVFLMFDEETERLSKELGADVWFPKAKLRTAMDNKIETVRIGNKAGVPSVPNILSEVTSYDQLREVCEKGGIGHDLVLQSAFGDSGHTTFFIKTEADFRRHEHEIIGEGEIKIMKRIDCRGSAIEACATKEGTIVGPLMTELVGFGELTPYRGGWCGNEILSTAFPPKVRQKARELTFKFGEQLRKEGYRGYFELDFLIDKKTGDIWLGELNPRITGASSMTNHAAFAHADAPLFLFHLLEFSKKKFDLDTSELNDRWANPNMIDSWSQMVIKHTDDSVDICTASPETGIYKMLEDGSVVYDRFDYHRRAVESENEAFFLRILQPGDYRYEGADIGILVTRGRSMTKSFQLNERAKKWIHGIKKSVEGTPLPVASAGPVLAEPAFKIM is encoded by the coding sequence ATGCCTACTGTGCTTAAGAATATCTCAGAAATTCGACGCTTCTTTCACCGTAACGAAGACCCAATCTACTTTATTTCGGCGACGAATTTCAATCTGCTCGGCCTCGACGAATGGGTGAAAAACTTCAAGTATATCTGCTATATCGACTGTTATGGCGGCAAGCATCCCAATGTGTTTTGCCCTTCTGAGCAGCCACACGCGGAATTCCAATCCATTGAGGATATCAACAACTATCTGCTCCAGCACAAAGAGGTCATCGACTTTATTAAGCGGCGCGGTGGCAAACCCAAGTTTGTGTTCCTGATGTTCGACGAGGAAACCGAGCGGTTGTCAAAAGAGTTGGGCGCGGACGTCTGGTTCCCCAAGGCAAAACTGCGCACGGCGATGGACAACAAGATCGAAACCGTCCGCATTGGCAACAAGGCGGGGGTTCCGTCCGTTCCGAATATCCTGTCCGAGGTCACCAGCTACGATCAGTTACGGGAGGTTTGTGAAAAAGGCGGGATCGGGCACGATCTGGTGCTGCAATCGGCCTTTGGCGACAGCGGCCACACCACGTTCTTTATCAAGACCGAGGCCGATTTCCGCCGTCACGAACACGAAATCATCGGTGAAGGTGAAATCAAAATCATGAAGCGGATTGATTGCCGTGGATCGGCGATCGAGGCCTGCGCGACCAAGGAAGGGACGATTGTTGGCCCGTTGATGACGGAACTTGTCGGCTTTGGAGAATTGACACCGTATCGTGGCGGTTGGTGTGGCAACGAAATCCTGTCCACAGCGTTCCCACCAAAAGTCCGCCAGAAAGCGCGCGAGTTGACGTTCAAATTCGGCGAACAGTTGCGCAAAGAAGGCTATCGCGGCTACTTCGAGCTTGATTTCTTGATCGACAAAAAGACGGGCGATATCTGGCTGGGAGAATTGAACCCGCGCATCACGGGGGCGTCCTCGATGACCAACCATGCGGCGTTTGCCCACGCCGACGCGCCCTTGTTCCTTTTCCACTTACTCGAGTTCTCCAAAAAGAAATTCGATCTGGACACATCGGAACTCAATGACCGTTGGGCCAATCCCAACATGATTGATAGCTGGTCTCAGATGGTGATTAAGCACACGGATGATAGCGTTGATATCTGCACGGCAAGCCCAGAAACCGGCATTTACAAAATGCTGGAAGATGGGAGCGTCGTTTATGATCGGTTCGACTATCACAGACGGGCTGTTGAAAGCGAAAACGAAGCGTTCTTCTTACGGATTTTACAACCGGGCGATTATCGCTATGAAGGGGCGGACATTGGTATCCTCGTGACTCGCGGACGCTCAATGACGAAAAGCTTTCAGTTGAATGAGCGCGCGAAAAAGTGGATTCACGGCATTAAGAAATCCGTTGAGGGAACGCCGCTCCCAGTTGCGAGTGCTGGACCTGTGTTGGCGGAGCCCGCATTCAAGATCATGTAA
- a CDS encoding C45 family autoproteolytic acyltransferase/hydolase, which yields MIWRAISEDLPGPKWAGLFAEYWPSYKRWWLKEGDSARATYLESRRALKEYMPELIPLYEDLCDLAGGGDQAARFLSFYCPPPYLSGCSQAIWPGEEPVLVRNYDYDPNAFDSLILRTGWQGRQVIGTSDGLWGLVDGMNDAGLAISLTFGGRRVVGNGFGVPLILRYVLQTCTTAEEAGAVLSRVPTHMSYNVTVLDAKRHYLTAMMAPDRPAIITHAAVATNHQQNVEWVSHARFTATVERERYLLQRLTLHRDPEEKFVGAFLRPPLYSTAFDAGFGTIYTAVYRPRLGEMQIRWPGTTWAQSFDHFQEGGRQVQIPGAA from the coding sequence ATGATTTGGCGTGCTATTAGTGAAGATTTGCCCGGCCCTAAATGGGCCGGGCTTTTCGCCGAATATTGGCCCAGCTATAAACGCTGGTGGCTAAAGGAAGGCGACTCTGCGCGGGCGACTTATTTGGAAAGTCGGCGTGCCCTGAAGGAATACATGCCAGAGCTTATACCGCTCTACGAAGATTTGTGTGATCTGGCAGGCGGTGGCGATCAGGCAGCACGCTTTCTAAGTTTCTACTGTCCCCCTCCGTATTTGTCGGGATGCAGTCAGGCGATCTGGCCAGGAGAAGAGCCTGTTCTGGTGCGTAACTACGACTATGACCCAAACGCTTTTGATAGCCTGATTCTGCGTACAGGTTGGCAGGGGCGGCAGGTGATCGGTACGTCAGACGGGTTGTGGGGGCTGGTTGACGGGATGAACGATGCCGGTCTTGCCATTTCGTTGACATTTGGCGGTCGCCGTGTGGTTGGCAACGGCTTCGGCGTCCCCTTGATCCTGCGCTATGTCCTGCAAACCTGCACCACGGCGGAGGAGGCTGGAGCGGTGTTGTCCCGCGTTCCGACCCATATGAGTTATAATGTTACGGTATTGGATGCCAAACGCCACTATTTGACGGCCATGATGGCCCCTGATCGGCCTGCAATAATCACACATGCCGCCGTTGCGACGAACCATCAGCAGAATGTTGAATGGGTCAGCCATGCGCGGTTTACGGCGACGGTTGAGAGGGAACGTTACTTGCTGCAACGTCTCACCTTGCACCGGGACCCCGAAGAAAAATTCGTCGGCGCTTTTTTGCGACCCCCCCTTTATTCTACCGCATTTGATGCAGGTTTTGGCACAATCTACACGGCGGTCTATCGACCTCGATTGGGTGAAATGCAAATTCGTTGGCCGGGTACGACGTGGGCACAAAGCTTTGACCATTTTCAAGAGGGCGGACGCCAAGTGCAAATTCCCGGCGCCGCATAG
- a CDS encoding Arm DNA-binding domain-containing protein, which yields MAEGASVTLPSFCIQSTKSRAPAPGTRAVIWFGNVALCCAVCEPVGGINKDHDVTGLRLRAYASGKRRWSFLSRIRGTNTRRTVDLGDGKLMLLSKARDVGRKLRNDFSQGIDTIGEA from the coding sequence ATGGCAGAGGGTGCGAGCGTGACATTGCCCTCGTTCTGCATCCAGTCAACAAAGTCGCGCGCGCCAGCACCCGGAACTCGTGCGGTGATTTGGTTCGGCAATGTTGCGCTTTGCTGTGCCGTTTGCGAACCGGTTGGGGGTATTAACAAAGACCATGACGTGACCGGCCTGAGGCTGAGAGCATACGCCAGCGGGAAACGCCGCTGGTCATTTTTAAGCCGTATCCGTGGCACGAACACACGCCGCACGGTCGATTTAGGCGACGGTAAGCTTATGCTGCTGAGCAAGGCCCGTGACGTAGGGCGTAAGTTGCGTAACGACTTCTCCCAAGGGATAGACACCATTGGCGAGGCCTAG